One genomic window of Dehalococcoidia bacterium includes the following:
- a CDS encoding YggT family protein translates to MTLFDLLARVLDLYSIIIVVRVLSDWIPNSRNYQIVQFLILITEPFLSRIRGILPQMGNLDFSPIAAIFALEIVGTILKNL, encoded by the coding sequence ATGACTTTATTTGATTTATTAGCTAGAGTATTGGATCTTTATTCAATTATTATTGTTGTCAGAGTTCTTTCAGACTGGATACCTAATTCTAGAAATTATCAGATTGTTCAGTTTCTTATTCTAATTACAGAACCTTTCCTAAGTAGAATAAGAGGGATATTACCTCAAATGGGAAATCTAGATTTTTCACCTATTGCAGCAATATTTGCACTAGAAATAGTTGGCACAATTCTAAAAAATTTATAG
- a CDS encoding biotin--[acetyl-CoA-carboxylase] ligase, with protein sequence MKKIYIGKKKYIFNEISSTMDIANFFIHTGIEEGTVVVAKFQTDGRGSNQRKWLSNGNDALFSIIMKPEISLMSTLPIISAFSIYKVLEKFIDTEIKIKWPNDVLVDGKKISGVLVENHIKSDNYSIIGIGININSDHKKNNTFIYPSVSLMELLNEKIQPLEIVEDVLKSFENIYNEILIGKLKISNLSDKLYGLNKRVAFRTNYKSFDRQSENAYYKIISLNDDGTLEVLDKNGKKISINASEIIT encoded by the coding sequence ATGAAAAAAATTTATATCGGAAAGAAAAAATATATTTTTAATGAAATTTCTTCAACAATGGATATTGCAAATTTTTTTATTCATACTGGTATTGAAGAAGGAACAGTAGTTGTAGCAAAGTTTCAAACTGATGGCAGAGGCAGCAATCAAAGAAAATGGTTATCAAACGGTAATGATGCATTGTTTTCTATAATAATGAAACCTGAAATATCATTGATGAGTACGCTACCTATAATTTCGGCTTTCTCAATATATAAAGTTTTAGAAAAATTTATTGATACAGAAATAAAAATTAAATGGCCTAATGACGTGTTAGTTGATGGGAAAAAAATATCAGGTGTTTTAGTTGAAAATCATATAAAAAGTGATAATTACTCAATTATAGGAATCGGAATTAATATCAATTCTGATCACAAAAAAAATAATACTTTTATTTATCCTTCAGTTAGCCTTATGGAATTATTGAATGAAAAAATTCAACCATTAGAAATAGTTGAAGATGTTTTGAAAAGTTTTGAAAATATCTATAACGAAATCTTAATAGGAAAACTTAAGATTTCAAATTTATCTGATAAGCTTTATGGATTAAATAAGAGAGTTGCTTTTAGAACAAATTATAAGTCTTTTGATAGACAATCTGAAAATGCATATTATAAGATAATTAGCTTAAATGATGACGGAACTTTAGAGGTTTTAGATAAAAATGGGAAAAAAATATCTATAAATGCTTCAGAAATAATAACCTAA
- a CDS encoding FIST C-terminal domain-containing protein: protein MYWCSSVSNSPSLDSAIEDVTREISKKLENKKPDLGLIFISSHHSTSYEEITEKIKEKIDCEFILGCSGSGVIGEGKEFEYLPGVSLTVASLPNVSLKPFHFTQDILPNPDESPDSWKESVEVFDDDPKTIILFPDPFSIRTEYVLDGLDFAFPNTKIIGALASGGNKPGENALFVNGKTFSRGCSGVVISGDFELDILVAQSCRPIGEPMIVTRSDNNIINELDGDLPIIAIKKLYDELPENEKGIMNNALQIGILMDRLGDIDDEITYMIRNISSIDKDTGSISIGESISDGQVIQFHLRDSSAAQEELKKMLTDYKIDDDQIIKSTLMFSSVGRGKYLLGESHHDINLYKNIIDNNSPITGFFSNGEISPIGDRTYLHGYTSSFAIFKENN from the coding sequence ATGTATTGGTGTTCATCTGTTTCAAATTCACCTTCTTTAGATTCAGCTATTGAAGACGTAACAAGAGAAATATCAAAAAAATTAGAAAATAAAAAACCTGATTTAGGTTTAATATTTATTTCTTCACATCATTCTACTTCCTATGAAGAAATAACAGAAAAAATAAAGGAAAAAATTGATTGTGAATTTATACTTGGCTGTTCAGGATCTGGAGTTATTGGAGAAGGTAAAGAATTTGAGTACCTACCAGGAGTTTCCTTGACTGTGGCAAGTTTACCTAATGTAAGCTTAAAACCATTTCATTTCACACAAGATATTTTACCTAATCCAGATGAGTCACCAGATTCTTGGAAAGAATCTGTAGAGGTTTTTGATGATGATCCTAAAACAATAATTTTATTCCCTGATCCCTTTTCTATCAGAACAGAGTATGTACTTGATGGGTTAGATTTCGCATTTCCAAATACAAAAATTATAGGTGCTCTAGCTTCAGGAGGTAATAAACCTGGTGAAAATGCATTATTTGTCAACGGAAAAACTTTTTCTAGAGGATGCTCTGGAGTAGTTATTTCAGGAGATTTTGAATTAGATATTTTAGTCGCACAAAGTTGCAGACCAATTGGTGAACCGATGATAGTAACAAGGTCAGATAATAATATTATAAATGAACTTGATGGTGACCTTCCAATTATTGCAATTAAAAAGTTATATGATGAACTCCCAGAAAATGAAAAAGGTATTATGAATAATGCCCTTCAAATAGGAATCCTAATGGATCGATTAGGAGATATTGATGATGAAATAACCTATATGATTAGAAATATATCTTCTATTGACAAGGATACTGGATCTATTTCTATTGGTGAATCTATTAGTGATGGTCAAGTTATTCAATTTCATCTTAGAGATTCTAGTGCTGCACAAGAAGAACTAAAAAAAATGTTAACTGATTATAAAATCGATGACGATCAAATTATAAAATCTACATTGATGTTTTCAAGTGTTGGAAGAGGAAAATATTTATTGGGTGAATCTCATCACGATATCAACTTATATAAAAATATTATTGATAATAATTCTCCAATTACCGGATTCTTCTCTAATGGAGAGATAAGTCCTATTGGAGACAGAACTTATCTGCATGGCTATACTTCTTCTTTTGCAATATTTAAGGAGAATAATTAG
- a CDS encoding Y-family DNA polymerase, whose translation MIFLVDCNNFYVSCERIFRPDLEGVPVVVLSNNDGCVISRSNEAKKLGIKMGEPVFKIDKFMKNNNVKVFSSNFELYGEISNRVMKSLCRYSKDLEIYSIDEAFMSINYDSNYSGISEEIKNYIKKNIGIPVSVGVSKTKTLSKIASSIAKNIKQNFYVLDSESKIFQSLKNLAVHEIWGIGYRYSKYLNKNKIFTAVDLVNSDKNWILQKMNINVLKTIQELKGIECFPIVSIPTPKKSITVSRSFKEDIITYSDLEKRISDYAFICSKKLREEKLRAYTLSTFIVTNKFKRKNNSFHYGFSSENFLVATDNYIDIVSMSNHILRKIFRKNLAYKKAGVILSNLSEINKYQSSYLKLPNKQQDSLMASVDYINKTYGANMIKLASQNIDHLSTSSRNKLSPKYMNSWEDIINITI comes from the coding sequence ATGATTTTTTTAGTAGATTGTAATAATTTTTATGTTTCATGTGAAAGAATATTTAGACCAGATTTAGAAGGCGTTCCAGTTGTTGTTTTATCTAATAATGATGGATGTGTCATTTCTAGAAGTAATGAGGCTAAAAAATTAGGTATAAAGATGGGCGAACCAGTATTTAAGATAGATAAATTTATGAAGAATAATAATGTAAAAGTTTTTTCTTCTAACTTTGAATTATATGGTGAAATCTCTAATAGAGTTATGAAGTCATTATGTAGATATTCTAAAGACTTAGAAATTTATTCTATTGATGAAGCTTTTATGAGTATAAATTACGATTCTAATTATTCTGGTATATCTGAAGAGATAAAAAATTATATAAAAAAGAATATTGGTATACCTGTTTCTGTTGGTGTGTCTAAAACTAAAACTTTATCTAAAATAGCCTCTTCAATAGCAAAGAATATTAAACAAAATTTTTATGTTTTAGATTCTGAATCTAAAATATTTCAATCATTAAAAAATCTTGCTGTACATGAAATATGGGGCATAGGGTATAGGTATTCTAAATATCTAAATAAGAATAAAATATTTACTGCTGTTGATTTAGTAAATTCTGATAAAAACTGGATTCTTCAAAAAATGAATATAAATGTCCTGAAAACTATTCAAGAATTAAAAGGTATTGAATGCTTTCCAATAGTAAGTATACCTACTCCAAAAAAGAGTATAACGGTATCTAGATCATTTAAAGAAGACATAATTACTTATTCAGATCTTGAAAAAAGAATAAGCGACTATGCATTTATATGTTCAAAAAAGTTAAGAGAAGAAAAATTAAGAGCATATACATTATCTACTTTCATTGTGACCAATAAATTTAAGCGTAAAAATAATTCTTTTCATTATGGATTTTCTTCGGAGAATTTTTTAGTAGCGACTGATAATTACATAGATATAGTATCTATGTCTAATCATATATTGAGAAAAATATTTAGAAAAAATTTAGCTTATAAGAAAGCAGGAGTTATATTGAGTAACCTCAGTGAAATTAATAAATATCAGTCGTCATACCTAAAATTACCAAATAAACAACAAGACTCACTAATGGCTTCTGTTGACTATATAAATAAGACTTATGGTGCCAATATGATAAAGTTAGCTTCTCAGAATATTGATCATTTATCTACAAGCTCTAGAAATAAATTATCTCCAAAATATATGAATTCTTGGGAAGACATAATTAATATAACTATATAA
- the umuD gene encoding translesion error-prone DNA polymerase V autoproteolytic subunit: MGIITQKIKYYDSGISAGFPSPAADFLSSDLNIHDYLVSNHSSTFCVKVIGDSMINAGINSGDILVIDRSIKPNNNSIILCSLDGDFLIKRLIIKNKKIYLKPENNNYESILVDKSEKFEIIGVVIGAVKKFI; the protein is encoded by the coding sequence ATGGGTATTATTACACAAAAAATTAAGTATTATGATTCCGGAATATCTGCTGGCTTCCCTTCACCTGCTGCTGATTTCTTATCATCAGACTTGAACATACACGATTACCTAGTGTCTAATCATTCATCAACTTTTTGTGTAAAAGTTATTGGTGATTCGATGATAAATGCAGGCATAAATTCTGGAGATATACTCGTTATAGATAGATCAATTAAGCCTAATAATAATAGTATAATTTTATGTTCACTTGATGGAGATTTTTTGATTAAGCGTTTAATAATAAAAAATAAAAAAATATACCTAAAACCAGAAAATAATAATTATGAATCTATCTTAGTTGATAAGAGTGAAAAGTTTGAGATTATAGGCGTTGTAATAGGTGCAGTCAAAAAATTCATATGA